The genomic DNA GTTATTTTTAAATATTTCGGTATTTATAAAATAGATGTTTTAAAAGCTATTTTTATAAACTATATAGTCGCTTTTTCTATGGGTTTTTTGTTAGCAGAAAGGCAAATACCTATTTCAGAAATTTATTTAGAACCTTGGTTTTCTAGTGCTTTAGTTCTAGGGGCTTTGTTTATTGGAATATTTTTTGTGATGGCAATGACGTCTCAACAAAACGGAGTTTCCGTAGCTTCAATTGCAGGAAAAATGTCTGTAGTTATTCCTGTTTTATTTGGCATCATTTTATATAATGAATCGGTTACTTTCTTAAAAATTTCAGGAATTATAATCGCTTTAGTAGCTGTGTATTTAGCTTCTGTAAAAGAAGATAAATCAGAGAAAAAAGGGAATTTACTATTTCCCATTCTATTGTTTTTAGGATCTGGAACGATTGATACACTTATAAAATATGTACAAGTAAATCATGTTGCAGACGAAGATGTTTCTATATTTTCAGGTAGTTTATTTGGTATTGCTGCCATTTTTGGTTTTATAATTTTAGTAATGAAATCGATAAAAAAAAGAACGCCTTTCGGACTTAAAAACATCATTGCAGGTATCATTCTAGGAGTTCCAAATTACTATTCAATCATCTTTATAATTAAGGCTTTACAAAACAATGCTTTTGAAAGCTCGACGCTGTTTACTATTAATAATGTAGCAATTGTTATTGCATCAACTTTGGTTGGTTTGTTCTTATTTAAGGAGAAATTTAGCATAAAAAATAAAATAGGCGTTGCATTGGCTATCTTAGGAATTGTATTGGTTACGATTGCTTAAATACGTATTTAAAATTATTTTATAAAGCTGCACTTATAATTCTATTTGTTTCAAAGCTTTATAAATCTATATTTTCTATGTATCTATGTGCTCGGTTTTTAATGAGAATTTTAAATTGATAAAAATTATTTAATAGTATTCAAAGTAAAAAATGGAAGACGTTTATAAAACAATAGAAAAACCATCTGAAGAAACTCTTTTTAAAGAAAAAGGAAGTAAGTTTTTTGGATACACTTTTCCTGTTTTATCTGAAGATGATGTAAAAGAGTGTATAGAAGAACTTCGTAAAAAACACCATGCTGCACGTCATTTTTGTTATGCATATCAATTAGGAATTGAGAAAACTAGATTTAGAGCTAATGATGATGGTGAGCCAAATAATTCTGCAGGAATGCCAATTTATGGTCAAATTCAGTCTTTTGAAGTAACCAATATTTTAATTGTATCT from Polaribacter sp. ALD11 includes the following:
- a CDS encoding EamA family transporter — protein: MIFLLLSILFSTGLFVIFKYFGIYKIDVLKAIFINYIVAFSMGFLLAERQIPISEIYLEPWFSSALVLGALFIGIFFVMAMTSQQNGVSVASIAGKMSVVIPVLFGIILYNESVTFLKISGIIIALVAVYLASVKEDKSEKKGNLLFPILLFLGSGTIDTLIKYVQVNHVADEDVSIFSGSLFGIAAIFGFIILVMKSIKKRTPFGLKNIIAGIILGVPNYYSIIFIIKALQNNAFESSTLFTINNVAIVIASTLVGLFLFKEKFSIKNKIGVALAILGIVLVTIA